One segment of Psychromonas sp. psych-6C06 DNA contains the following:
- the cmoB gene encoding tRNA 5-methoxyuridine(34)/uridine 5-oxyacetic acid(34) synthase CmoB, with protein sequence MINFSNFYSIIAQNRLKHWLLVLPSQLHEWENTHVHGKLASWIRVLNKFPDIKTDNIELKDRVEIGSENELSTGETKKLENLLQKFHPWRKGPFHVHGVHIDTEWRSDWKWDRVLPHISPLKYRYVLDVGCGSGYHMWRMRGEGAEFVVGIDPSDLFLCQFEAVRHFANKDQNVHLLPLGIQELPKLEAFDTVFSMGVLYHRKSPMDHITQLQDQLVEGGELVLETLVIAGGKDDVLVPQDRYAKMRNIWFLPSAEALKLWVEKCGFEDVRIVDINDTLTGEQRSTAWMTNESLEDYLDPNDPSKTVEGHPAPKRALLIAKKAEKTLS encoded by the coding sequence ATGATTAACTTTAGTAATTTTTACAGCATTATTGCGCAAAATCGTTTAAAGCATTGGTTGCTTGTTTTACCCTCACAATTACATGAATGGGAAAATACCCATGTACATGGCAAGCTGGCCAGTTGGATCCGCGTTTTAAATAAATTCCCCGACATTAAAACCGATAATATCGAGCTCAAAGACCGTGTGGAAATAGGCTCAGAGAATGAGTTATCAACGGGCGAAACCAAAAAGCTTGAAAATCTATTACAAAAGTTTCATCCGTGGCGCAAAGGCCCCTTTCATGTTCATGGCGTGCATATTGACACTGAATGGCGCAGTGATTGGAAATGGGACCGGGTATTACCGCATATCAGCCCGCTTAAATACCGCTATGTGTTAGATGTGGGCTGTGGCAGCGGTTACCATATGTGGCGTATGCGTGGTGAAGGCGCAGAATTTGTGGTGGGTATCGACCCAAGCGACCTATTTTTATGTCAATTTGAAGCGGTGCGCCACTTTGCTAATAAAGATCAAAACGTGCACCTATTGCCATTAGGTATTCAAGAGTTACCAAAACTGGAAGCTTTTGATACGGTATTTTCGATGGGGGTGTTATACCACCGTAAATCACCAATGGACCATATCACTCAGCTACAAGATCAGTTAGTTGAAGGTGGTGAGCTTGTATTAGAAACACTCGTGATTGCAGGTGGCAAAGATGATGTTCTTGTGCCACAGGATCGCTATGCAAAAATGCGTAATATCTGGTTCTTACCAAGCGCTGAAGCACTAAAACTATGGGTTGAAAAGTGTGGTTTTGAGGATGTGCGTATCGTGGACATTAACGATACATTAACGGGTGAGCAACGCAGCACCGCATGGATGACCAATGAATCCCTAGAGGATTATTTGGATCCGAATGACCCAAGCAAAACAGTCGAAGGTCATCCGGCGCCAAAGCGCGCTTTGTTAATTGCAAAAAAAGCGGAAAAAACACTTAGCTAA
- a CDS encoding Ppx/GppA phosphatase family protein encodes MSKAQHIAAIDLGSNSFHLIVARELTGCIQSVLTQKKSVALASGLDENNYLSGEAMQRGLDCLAEFNQLLSGLTCRTVRIVATYSLRVAVNSDEFLTRAQHVMPYPIEIISGEKEATLIYQGVAHTYPVKGTTLVIDIGGGSTEFIIGKYFKIKFSRSLSMGSRAFSNKFFTDGLVTKKNMRLAQAEVYQVLLPTVQECRFIGWKSVIGTSGSFKVIKEIMLELYGDTAITEKRIQRLITRFIDYTSADNVQFKCFEASRFTLIASALAIISTCMDLFKIKRIDVSNAALREGVLYGLSNIQEKVAPRDRTITALLKLHRIDQVFSRRVLLQLKLFNEQLNEQGKKINETHFMFLHYAALLHEVGMNINTKKFHKHGEYILQNSAMPGFSEQEQLIIATLVGQQRGKIKLNSALFLLTDTKYLQLLQLLRLALILTLGRGEFPPQKANISLSNKQLTLTLPQVLFKNSELFSLLEKEVELQKNVGLTLTLLPVNRRLR; translated from the coding sequence ATGAGCAAAGCACAGCATATTGCTGCTATTGATCTTGGGTCTAATAGCTTTCATTTGATTGTAGCAAGGGAATTAACGGGTTGTATTCAGAGTGTATTAACACAGAAAAAAAGCGTCGCTTTAGCAAGTGGGTTAGATGAAAATAATTACCTTTCAGGAGAGGCGATGCAACGAGGTTTAGACTGTTTAGCTGAGTTCAATCAGCTACTCTCTGGTTTAACCTGCCGTACCGTGCGAATCGTCGCTACTTACTCTTTGCGTGTCGCAGTAAATAGCGATGAATTTCTTACCCGTGCACAGCATGTCATGCCGTACCCAATTGAGATCATTAGCGGGGAAAAGGAGGCCACATTAATTTATCAGGGAGTCGCGCACACTTATCCTGTTAAAGGTACGACTTTGGTGATTGATATTGGCGGTGGGAGCACCGAGTTCATTATCGGTAAGTATTTTAAAATTAAGTTTTCCCGAAGTTTATCAATGGGCTCTCGTGCTTTTTCTAATAAATTTTTTACTGATGGCTTAGTGACTAAAAAAAACATGAGATTAGCACAAGCTGAGGTATATCAGGTTCTATTGCCCACTGTTCAAGAGTGTCGTTTTATTGGTTGGAAAAGCGTTATAGGCACTTCAGGATCATTTAAAGTGATCAAAGAGATCATGCTTGAATTGTATGGCGATACTGCAATAACCGAAAAACGTATTCAGCGATTAATAACGCGCTTTATTGATTATACAAGTGCAGATAACGTGCAATTTAAATGTTTTGAAGCGAGTCGTTTTACCCTTATTGCCAGTGCGTTAGCAATTATTAGCACCTGCATGGATCTATTTAAAATAAAAAGAATTGATGTTAGTAATGCGGCTTTGCGTGAAGGAGTATTATATGGGCTCAGTAATATCCAAGAAAAAGTTGCGCCAAGGGATAGAACCATTACTGCTTTGCTTAAGTTACACCGTATTGACCAAGTGTTTAGTAGGCGTGTACTTTTACAGTTAAAGCTATTTAATGAGCAATTAAATGAACAGGGTAAAAAAATCAATGAAACACACTTTATGTTTTTACATTATGCTGCGCTGTTACATGAAGTAGGAATGAATATAAATACTAAAAAATTTCATAAACACGGGGAATACATTTTACAAAATAGTGCTATGCCTGGCTTTAGTGAACAAGAGCAACTTATTATTGCGACGCTAGTCGGACAACAGCGTGGCAAAATAAAGTTAAATAGTGCGCTGTTCTTATTAACGGATACTAAATACTTACAATTATTACAGCTGTTAAGATTAGCGCTTATTTTGACCTTAGGGCGGGGGGAATTCCCTCCTCAAAAAGCCAATATTAGTCTTTCTAATAAGCAGCTAACTTTAACCTTGCCACAGGTTTTATTTAAAAATAGTGAGTTATTTTCTTTACTGGAAAAAGAGGTCGAGTTACAAAAAAATGTGGGGCTAACGCTGACACTATTACCTGTAAATAGGCGATTAAGGTGA
- the ppk1 gene encoding polyphosphate kinase 1: MLIEKEQYLDRELSWLSFNQRVLQEAQDDSVPLIERLRFLGIYSSNIDEFYRVRVANVRRIALYSQFKQKEKAKQLFVEILDKVQQLENDFDETYQILLKSLTDNHINLINEMQINEGHQQWLKDYFQEQLRGHIFPLIITEKIDLIEQIKDDCTYLMVEMRKANKANRYALIEVPSHNVPRFVKLPQIKGEIQTDIILLDNIIRYSLADIFNVFYEFDTIRAYSMKLTRDAEFEIQDEINHSLFERMSSGLRTRLNAEPVRLVYDRKMPETMLKVLKKGFNIKSNKRLNAGGRYLSFKDFIQFPTVGDSTLVYDKMPSLVHPAFNVSEHLSQAIKKQDILLYYPYHKFSYFTEWLRQSAFDPLVTSIEICLYRVAKNSRVIAALMEAVKNGKSVHVNIELQARFDEQANITWAEKLTKAGVRVTYGVHALKVHAKLCVISRQEGEKLVRYAHIGSGNFNEQNAKVYTDFSLFTCSPEITNEAVQVFEFLKYPYLKFEFKHLVVSPINSREKLSELINNEINFSQKGIKSEIILKVNNLVDQLLIQKLYQASNAGVKVSLIVRGICSLVTGVKGQSENITAVSIVDRYLEHARVSIFSNSGEPRVYISSADWMTRNIERRVEVGTPIYCPLVQQTIFDIINMQLADNCKARVLDTGQTNNYLPQTGAPRFRSQMEIYDYLNRVPEQKACSGVAFLEAQL; this comes from the coding sequence ATGTTAATCGAAAAAGAACAATACCTAGATAGAGAGTTAAGCTGGTTATCATTTAATCAAAGAGTGTTGCAGGAAGCACAAGATGATTCTGTGCCTTTAATTGAGCGATTACGTTTTTTAGGTATTTATTCAAGCAACATTGATGAATTTTATCGTGTCAGAGTTGCTAACGTCCGCCGTATTGCACTTTACAGTCAATTTAAACAAAAAGAAAAAGCCAAACAATTATTTGTTGAAATTCTTGATAAGGTACAGCAATTAGAGAATGATTTTGACGAAACGTATCAAATATTATTAAAAAGCTTAACTGATAACCATATTAATCTAATTAATGAGATGCAAATTAATGAGGGGCATCAGCAGTGGTTAAAAGATTATTTTCAAGAGCAGTTACGTGGCCATATCTTCCCGCTTATTATCACCGAAAAAATAGATCTCATTGAACAAATTAAAGATGATTGCACCTATTTAATGGTAGAGATGCGTAAGGCCAATAAAGCGAATCGGTATGCATTAATTGAAGTGCCTAGTCACAATGTGCCACGGTTTGTTAAACTGCCACAAATAAAAGGTGAAATACAAACAGATATTATTTTACTTGATAATATTATCCGCTATAGCTTGGCGGATATCTTTAATGTGTTTTATGAATTTGACACTATCCGTGCTTACTCGATGAAACTAACCCGTGATGCGGAGTTTGAGATTCAGGATGAAATAAACCACAGTTTATTTGAGCGTATGTCCAGTGGCTTGCGAACCCGTTTAAATGCAGAGCCGGTGCGCTTAGTTTATGATCGTAAAATGCCAGAAACGATGTTAAAGGTGCTTAAGAAAGGCTTTAATATTAAATCTAACAAGCGCCTGAATGCAGGGGGACGTTACCTTAGTTTTAAAGACTTTATTCAATTTCCAACGGTCGGAGATAGCACATTGGTTTACGATAAAATGCCAAGCTTAGTGCATCCGGCATTTAATGTAAGTGAGCATTTATCACAGGCTATCAAAAAGCAAGATATTCTACTTTATTACCCTTACCATAAATTTAGCTACTTTACTGAGTGGTTAAGACAGTCGGCATTTGATCCATTAGTAACCAGCATTGAAATCTGCTTATATCGGGTTGCTAAAAACTCAAGGGTGATTGCCGCATTAATGGAAGCGGTAAAAAATGGTAAAAGCGTTCACGTTAATATTGAGTTACAGGCACGCTTTGATGAGCAAGCAAACATCACTTGGGCTGAAAAGTTAACCAAAGCGGGGGTTCGTGTTACCTACGGAGTACATGCACTGAAGGTACATGCAAAATTGTGTGTGATATCACGTCAAGAAGGCGAGAAATTAGTACGATATGCGCATATTGGTAGCGGTAACTTTAACGAACAAAACGCTAAAGTTTACACAGACTTCAGCTTATTTACTTGCTCTCCTGAAATAACCAATGAAGCTGTACAAGTTTTTGAATTTTTAAAGTATCCCTATTTAAAGTTTGAATTTAAACATCTTGTTGTTTCTCCTATTAATAGTCGTGAAAAATTATCTGAACTGATTAATAACGAAATTAATTTTTCACAGAAAGGTATTAAGAGTGAAATTATCCTTAAGGTGAATAACTTAGTTGATCAACTGCTGATTCAAAAGTTGTATCAGGCGAGTAATGCAGGAGTAAAGGTTTCGCTGATTGTACGTGGAATCTGTTCTTTGGTTACTGGTGTGAAAGGACAGAGTGAAAATATTACTGCTGTCAGCATTGTTGATCGCTACTTAGAGCATGCTCGCGTGTCTATTTTTTCAAACTCGGGTGAGCCTCGCGTTTATATTTCATCAGCTGATTGGATGACCCGTAATATCGAGAGAAGAGTCGAGGTGGGGACCCCTATTTACTGCCCTTTAGTACAGCAAACTATCTTTGATATTATCAATATGCAGTTGGCTGATAACTGTAAAGCAAGAGTCTTAGACACGGGGCAAACAAATAATTATTTACCTCAAACAGGCGCGCCTCGTTTTCGTTCGCAAATGGAAATCTATGATTACCTTAATCGGGTGCCAGAGCAGAAAGCATGTTCAGGTGTTGCCTTTCTTGAGGCTCAATTATGA
- a CDS encoding NCS2 family permease has product MLEKIFKLNEHKTSLKTEVIAGFTTFLTMAYIIFVNPSMLSATEMDPGAVFVATCLAAAIGCFIMGFYANYPVALAPGMGLNAFFTYVVVLDMGYTWQVALGAVFLSGICFTALSLFKVREWIINSIPLPMRKGIAAGIGLFLALIALKNAGIVVDNPATLVSLGDLTHLPAALASIGFFLIIALAHYRVKGGVMIAILAVTAIGIILGDVEYAGIISMPPSVAPTFMQMDIAGAFNVGMISVIFAFLFVDLFDTSGTLIAVADKAKLLDEKGNLPRLNRALLADSGASIAGSMMGTSTTTSYIESVSGVAEGGRTGLTAVVVGVLFLLALFFAPLAGMVPAYATAGALLYVAVLMVGGLKSINWDDITEAAPVVTVAIMMPLTFSIANGIAIGFITFAAIKVMSGKAKELSASVWFLAILFLAKLIFFPG; this is encoded by the coding sequence ATGCTTGAAAAAATATTTAAACTTAACGAGCACAAGACGTCGCTTAAAACAGAGGTTATTGCGGGTTTTACTACCTTTTTAACCATGGCATATATCATCTTTGTTAATCCATCGATGTTATCTGCTACTGAGATGGATCCAGGAGCCGTGTTTGTCGCGACCTGTCTAGCCGCAGCTATCGGCTGTTTCATTATGGGCTTCTATGCAAATTACCCTGTTGCTTTAGCACCGGGAATGGGCTTAAACGCATTCTTCACCTACGTCGTGGTTCTTGATATGGGTTACACATGGCAAGTTGCATTAGGTGCTGTGTTCTTATCTGGTATCTGTTTTACAGCGCTAAGCCTGTTTAAAGTGCGTGAATGGATCATCAACTCTATCCCACTTCCAATGCGTAAAGGTATCGCTGCCGGTATCGGTCTTTTTCTTGCTTTAATCGCACTTAAAAATGCCGGTATTGTCGTAGATAACCCTGCAACATTAGTGTCACTAGGTGATTTAACACACCTTCCAGCGGCGCTTGCATCTATTGGTTTCTTTCTTATTATCGCACTAGCGCATTACCGCGTTAAAGGTGGGGTGATGATAGCCATTCTAGCGGTGACTGCTATTGGTATCATTTTAGGAGATGTTGAATACGCAGGTATTATTTCGATGCCACCAAGTGTTGCACCAACATTTATGCAGATGGATATCGCAGGGGCATTTAACGTCGGTATGATCAGCGTTATCTTTGCCTTCCTATTTGTTGATCTATTTGATACATCAGGCACCTTAATTGCCGTTGCAGACAAAGCAAAACTATTAGATGAAAAAGGTAATCTACCACGTTTAAACCGTGCCCTTCTTGCGGACAGTGGTGCATCTATTGCCGGCTCTATGATGGGGACTTCTACAACAACAAGTTACATTGAAAGTGTATCGGGTGTTGCTGAAGGTGGTCGTACTGGTTTAACCGCAGTTGTGGTTGGTGTGTTATTCCTATTAGCGTTATTCTTTGCGCCACTCGCGGGCATGGTACCAGCATACGCAACAGCGGGTGCATTACTGTACGTAGCAGTGTTAATGGTTGGTGGTTTAAAATCAATTAATTGGGATGATATTACTGAAGCAGCACCGGTTGTAACGGTGGCAATTATGATGCCATTAACTTTCTCGATCGCTAACGGTATTGCGATTGGCTTTATCACCTTTGCAGCGATTAAAGTGATGAGCGGTAAAGCGAAAGAGTTAAGTGCAAGCGTTTGGTTCTTAGCGATTTTATTCCTTGCGAAATTAATTTTCTTCCCAGGTTAA
- a CDS encoding FAD-dependent protein — protein sequence MIRLNQVKLPLDHSEDALQQFVLDKLSISAQQLVDIHVFKRGYDARKRNVITLIYTLDITLQDVDENLILSRFEKDQNVRVSPDTEYKYVAQVPTDLTERPIVIGMGPCGLFVGLMLAQMGFKPIILERGKSVHERAKDTFRFWRTSELNTESNVQFGEGGAGTFSDGKLYSQVKDPGFLGLKVKQEFVAAGAPAEIIYVSKPHIGTYKLVTMVEKMRRKIRELGGEIRFETRVEEINIEGEGENRQVTGVTLNGGEVIHSKHVTLAIGHSARDTVQMLHDKGVHLEAQSFSIGFRIEHKQEMIDKCRFGINAGHPILGAADYKLVHHCKNGRSVYSFCMCPGGVVVAATSEEHAVVTNGMSQYSRSERNANSAIVVGISPNDFDNDPLQGIELQRRLERNAYVMGGSNYDAPAQMVGDFLNAGEGKPFENVEPSYKPNVKMTDLTPALPGFAIDAIREAIPAFAKKIRGFDSKDAMLTGVETRTSSPVQIKRGSDYQSLNTKGLYPGGEGAGYAGGILSAGIDGIKIAEAVALDMLKG from the coding sequence ATGATACGTCTCAACCAAGTAAAACTACCGTTAGATCATAGTGAAGATGCACTGCAGCAGTTTGTCTTAGATAAACTCAGTATATCTGCGCAACAATTGGTTGATATCCATGTTTTTAAACGTGGTTATGATGCGCGTAAACGTAACGTGATCACCTTGATTTACACGCTTGATATTACCTTGCAAGATGTGGATGAAAATTTAATTTTAAGCCGTTTTGAAAAAGATCAAAATGTACGTGTTTCGCCTGATACCGAATATAAATATGTTGCACAAGTCCCTACGGATTTAACTGAACGTCCGATTGTGATTGGGATGGGGCCTTGTGGTTTATTTGTTGGGTTGATGTTAGCGCAGATGGGCTTCAAACCGATTATTTTAGAGCGTGGTAAATCGGTGCATGAGCGTGCCAAAGATACTTTCCGTTTTTGGCGCACGAGTGAGTTAAATACCGAATCAAATGTTCAATTTGGTGAAGGGGGAGCGGGGACGTTCTCGGACGGAAAATTATATAGCCAAGTGAAAGATCCGGGTTTTTTAGGGCTTAAAGTAAAACAAGAGTTTGTTGCTGCCGGTGCGCCTGCTGAAATCATCTATGTGAGTAAACCGCATATTGGTACCTATAAATTAGTGACCATGGTTGAAAAGATGCGTCGTAAGATACGCGAACTGGGTGGTGAGATACGTTTTGAAACCCGCGTTGAGGAGATAAACATTGAAGGCGAGGGCGAAAACCGCCAAGTAACCGGTGTTACCTTAAATGGTGGTGAAGTGATTCATTCTAAACATGTTACCTTAGCGATTGGCCATAGTGCGCGTGATACGGTACAAATGTTACACGATAAAGGCGTACATTTAGAGGCTCAATCTTTCTCGATTGGTTTCCGTATTGAGCATAAACAAGAGATGATCGATAAATGTCGCTTTGGTATTAACGCTGGTCACCCAATTTTAGGTGCTGCCGATTACAAACTCGTGCATCACTGTAAAAATGGCCGTTCAGTATATAGTTTTTGTATGTGTCCGGGTGGTGTTGTTGTGGCCGCAACCTCGGAAGAGCATGCCGTTGTGACCAATGGTATGAGTCAATACTCTCGCAGTGAGCGTAATGCAAATAGTGCGATTGTAGTTGGGATAAGCCCCAATGACTTTGATAATGATCCACTACAAGGTATCGAGTTACAACGTAGACTTGAGCGTAATGCTTATGTGATGGGCGGTAGCAACTACGATGCGCCAGCACAAATGGTGGGCGACTTCCTAAATGCAGGAGAGGGGAAACCTTTCGAAAATGTTGAGCCTTCTTACAAACCTAATGTAAAAATGACCGATTTAACACCGGCTTTACCTGGTTTTGCGATTGATGCGATTCGTGAAGCGATTCCTGCTTTTGCTAAAAAAATCCGTGGTTTTGATAGTAAAGATGCGATGCTAACGGGCGTTGAAACACGCACTTCATCACCCGTGCAAATCAAACGTGGCAGTGACTACCAAAGTTTGAATACTAAAGGTCTATACCCTGGTGGCGAAGGTGCTGGTTATGCTGGCGGTATTTTATCTGCTGGGATCGATGGTATTAAAATAGCGGAAGCGGTTGCCTTGGATATGCTAAAAGGCTAG
- a CDS encoding C13 family peptidase encodes MTDQIKKPLHFITLLLLIMIQSCSLPPTEDEINAIEATQPMLLKQQQSEILTSQKGVTELYFLGISADYQQPEMFREVIDSQEFFDDTFHTKGRSTLLINHLSTTETTPIVTQNNIRKTINNMAQKMDPEEDILFISLAAHGGHGGQFYINFGPNRHQLINAKTLNHYLKKSKIKWKVVVVNACYSGSFIDDLIDPYTLVITSTDAERVSYYSKSPNFSFFGRAFFEKYLDKNKKIKQSFDETVEETQWLEPMYGITESKQSRPQFIYGEEILAKLTEVGM; translated from the coding sequence ATGACAGACCAGATAAAAAAACCATTGCACTTTATCACGTTACTATTGTTAATAATGATTCAATCATGCTCTCTTCCTCCCACTGAAGATGAAATAAATGCAATCGAAGCAACACAACCCATGCTTCTAAAACAACAGCAATCAGAAATTTTAACTAGCCAAAAAGGGGTGACTGAACTGTACTTTTTGGGTATCTCTGCAGACTATCAACAACCAGAAATGTTTAGAGAAGTGATAGACTCTCAGGAATTTTTTGATGATACGTTTCATACTAAGGGACGTTCAACCCTATTAATCAATCATCTCAGCACCACCGAAACGACACCAATAGTGACGCAAAATAATATCAGAAAAACGATTAATAATATGGCCCAGAAAATGGATCCTGAAGAGGATATTTTATTTATTTCTTTAGCTGCCCATGGAGGCCATGGAGGCCAGTTTTATATAAATTTTGGCCCTAACAGGCATCAATTAATTAACGCAAAAACACTCAATCATTACCTAAAAAAATCGAAAATAAAATGGAAAGTAGTTGTTGTTAATGCGTGTTATTCCGGAAGTTTTATTGATGATTTAATTGATCCATATACATTGGTGATTACATCAACAGATGCAGAAAGAGTTTCCTATTATAGTAAATCGCCAAACTTTTCATTTTTTGGCCGTGCTTTTTTTGAAAAGTACTTAGATAAAAATAAAAAAATAAAACAAAGCTTTGATGAAACCGTAGAGGAAACACAATGGCTTGAACCAATGTATGGCATTACCGAGTCAAAGCAATCACGCCCCCAATTTATTTATGGTGAGGAAATACTGGCAAAACTTACAGAAGTTGGTATGTAA
- a CDS encoding Na+/H+ antiporter NhaC family protein: protein MLIDFAASPLSILPAIIALSLAIITRRVLISLGVGIVLGALLLTNFSLVTALSYVATTVKGVVIEDGGINTWNMSIVGFLLLLGMMTALLTLSGGTRAFADWALDHIKDKRGASFLAAFLGVFIFIDDYFNSLAVGSISRPVTDRFNVSRAKLAYILDSTAAPMCILMPVSSWGAYIMTIIGGILVSHGMTEYSPLGAYVALIPMNFYALFTLLMVFAVIYFKLDIGLMKTHEAEAEKRGSKHAADKDAINLHDELGITESEQGKVSDLIYPIVALIAATLFFMLYSGQQALAKSELPFSVLGAFENTDVGSSLVYGGVVGLLVTLTTTFKQKLPLKEIGFALWVGAKSMFGAIIILFFAWSIGTVIGDMKTGTYLSSLVQGSIGLHWLPVILFVLSGLMAFSTGTSWGTFGIMLPIAGDMAGATDLALMLPMLSAVLAGSVFGDHCSPISDTTILSSTGARCKHIDHVATQLPYALSMAAVSIVGFVVIGFTSSLMTALLASSLAFALVIVVMKALSKR, encoded by the coding sequence ATGTTAATCGATTTTGCAGCCTCCCCGCTGTCGATTTTACCCGCCATCATCGCGTTAAGCTTAGCCATTATAACACGCCGAGTTTTAATATCACTCGGCGTAGGTATTGTGCTTGGTGCACTATTGCTAACTAATTTCTCGCTGGTAACGGCGCTCTCGTATGTTGCGACGACCGTTAAAGGAGTTGTGATTGAAGATGGAGGCATCAATACGTGGAATATGAGTATCGTTGGCTTCTTGTTGTTGCTTGGCATGATGACTGCGTTGCTTACTTTATCGGGCGGTACACGCGCTTTTGCTGACTGGGCATTAGACCATATTAAAGACAAACGTGGTGCGTCTTTTCTCGCCGCTTTTTTAGGTGTATTTATCTTTATCGATGATTATTTTAATAGCCTTGCAGTGGGCTCAATTTCACGCCCTGTAACTGATCGCTTTAATGTCTCACGTGCCAAACTTGCCTATATTCTCGATTCTACAGCTGCTCCAATGTGTATTTTGATGCCAGTCTCGAGCTGGGGGGCGTACATTATGACCATTATTGGTGGAATTTTAGTGAGCCATGGGATGACTGAATATTCACCATTAGGGGCATATGTTGCACTTATTCCAATGAACTTTTATGCGCTGTTTACATTGCTCATGGTGTTTGCTGTGATCTATTTTAAACTCGATATTGGTTTGATGAAAACACATGAAGCCGAAGCTGAAAAAAGAGGCTCAAAGCATGCCGCAGATAAGGATGCAATCAATTTACATGATGAGCTAGGCATTACAGAAAGTGAACAGGGTAAAGTGAGTGATTTAATATATCCTATCGTAGCGCTTATTGCTGCCACACTGTTTTTCATGCTTTATTCAGGGCAACAAGCGTTGGCAAAAAGCGAATTGCCTTTTTCAGTTTTAGGCGCTTTTGAGAACACCGATGTAGGTTCATCCTTAGTCTATGGAGGGGTAGTAGGGTTATTGGTGACCTTAACCACGACATTTAAACAAAAACTACCTTTAAAAGAGATTGGTTTTGCACTGTGGGTGGGCGCTAAATCGATGTTTGGGGCGATTATTATTCTATTCTTTGCTTGGTCTATTGGTACCGTGATCGGCGATATGAAAACAGGCACATACTTATCAAGCCTAGTGCAAGGCAGTATCGGTTTACACTGGTTACCGGTTATTCTATTTGTATTATCTGGATTAATGGCATTCTCTACGGGCACCTCATGGGGCACTTTTGGTATTATGCTACCAATTGCTGGAGATATGGCTGGTGCGACTGATTTAGCCTTAATGCTACCTATGTTAAGTGCAGTATTAGCGGGGTCAGTTTTTGGTGATCACTGTTCGCCTATTTCCGATACAACTATTTTGTCATCGACAGGTGCACGCTGTAAACACATCGACCACGTAGCCACACAATTACCCTATGCATTGTCAATGGCGGCGGTATCAATCGTTGGTTTTGTAGTGATCGGCTTTACCAGCTCACTTATGACCGCATTGCTAGCTTCAAGCCTTGCATTCGCATTGGTTATCGTTGTAATGAAGGCACTTTCTAAGCGTTAA
- a CDS encoding D-2-hydroxyacid dehydrogenase, with amino-acid sequence MKIVLLDALTLGDSDLSEFDYLGEFTRYDITEPEQRLAHISDNQVIITNKVVIDEAIILANPQLKLICIAATGMNNVDLLAAEKANVEVKNVSGYSTESVAQATFAMLFQLLHQQRYYDAYVTQKQWCESPNFTHISRPFTEISGKRWGIIGLGDIGKRVASLATAFGCDVCYFSTSGKNNQSEYQQVDLNTLLSLCDIITIHAPLNEQTQDLIDVQALQLLKPGAIILNLGRGGIIDETAMAVALDTRDIYHGSDVLAVEPMAQDHIYFNVQQQHRLVLTPHTAWASSEARKSLVAKIVDNIISWQGRNA; translated from the coding sequence ATGAAAATAGTTTTATTGGACGCATTAACATTGGGAGATAGCGACCTTTCTGAGTTTGATTATTTAGGCGAATTTACCCGTTACGATATTACCGAGCCAGAGCAGCGTTTAGCGCATATTAGCGATAACCAAGTTATCATCACTAATAAAGTGGTGATCGATGAAGCGATTATCCTTGCTAACCCACAATTAAAGCTTATCTGTATTGCAGCCACTGGCATGAACAATGTTGATCTATTGGCTGCTGAGAAAGCGAATGTTGAGGTTAAAAATGTCTCAGGGTATTCAACGGAGAGTGTCGCGCAAGCAACCTTTGCGATGCTATTTCAGCTTTTACATCAACAACGTTATTATGATGCCTATGTAACACAAAAGCAGTGGTGCGAAAGTCCTAACTTTACCCACATTAGTCGACCTTTTACTGAAATAAGTGGCAAACGTTGGGGCATTATTGGTTTAGGGGATATTGGCAAACGAGTGGCCAGCTTAGCAACTGCGTTTGGTTGTGATGTTTGTTATTTTTCGACATCAGGTAAAAATAATCAATCAGAATATCAACAAGTTGATCTCAATACGCTACTTTCACTGTGCGATATTATTACTATTCATGCGCCACTTAATGAACAAACACAAGACCTTATTGATGTACAAGCGTTGCAGTTATTAAAACCGGGTGCCATTATTTTAAACTTAGGGCGTGGTGGCATTATCGATGAAACTGCGATGGCAGTGGCACTGGATACGCGTGATATTTATCATGGTAGTGATGTGTTAGCGGTTGAACCGATGGCGCAAGATCATATCTATTTTAATGTACAACAACAGCATCGCTTAGTACTTACACCACATACTGCATGGGCGAGCAGTGAAGCGAGAAAGAGCCTAGTCGCGAAGATAGTTGATAATATTATAAGCTGGCAAGGAAGAAATGCTTGA